The Lysobacter enzymogenes genome window below encodes:
- a CDS encoding cryptochrome/photolyase family protein — MPEAQPLALVWFRNDLRLDDNPALRAALDAGYVPVPVYIHAPDEHGSWAPGAASDAWRHRSLAALDADLRKRGSHLRRFFGPSLATLQSLALATGASAVFWNRRYEPYFEKRDTRIKQQLRRTGLEAESFNSALMFEPWTLRTKQGGPFKVFTPFWRAALADWREHPLWQAPPSLPTTREGPEGVPLDALKLRPALDWDQEFWTHWTPGEAGARAALETFLDGALRGYAEQRDRPDRVGTSRLSPHLHFGEIAPWRAVAALQAERTAANARDVDAAVRELGWREFAHHLLHHFPDTPEQNFNPRFADFDWARAAPSKLEPWQQGRTGVPIVDAGLRELWATGWMHNRVRMIVASYLTKHLRLHWRHGARWFWDTLVDADLANNTLGWQWVAGTGADAAPYFRVFNPVTQSEKFDPDGAYIARWVPELAGLPVPLRFAPWQDPVRLRRHAPDYPPQPLVDLATGRDAALEAYRRMRE, encoded by the coding sequence ATGCCCGAAGCCCAACCTCTCGCCTTGGTCTGGTTCCGCAACGACCTGCGCCTGGACGACAACCCGGCCTTGCGCGCGGCGCTCGACGCCGGTTACGTGCCGGTGCCGGTCTACATCCATGCGCCCGACGAGCACGGCAGTTGGGCGCCGGGAGCGGCTTCCGATGCCTGGCGCCATCGTTCGCTGGCCGCGCTCGACGCCGACCTGCGCAAACGCGGCTCGCACCTGCGCCGGTTCTTTGGCCCGAGCCTGGCGACCCTGCAATCGCTGGCCCTGGCCACCGGCGCCAGCGCGGTGTTCTGGAACCGCCGCTACGAGCCTTACTTCGAAAAGCGCGACACCCGGATCAAGCAACAACTGCGCCGCACCGGGCTGGAAGCGGAGAGCTTCAACAGCGCGCTGATGTTCGAGCCGTGGACGCTGCGGACCAAGCAGGGCGGTCCGTTCAAGGTGTTCACTCCGTTCTGGCGCGCGGCCCTGGCCGATTGGCGCGAGCACCCGCTGTGGCAGGCGCCGCCGTCGTTGCCGACCACCCGCGAGGGGCCCGAGGGCGTGCCGCTCGACGCGCTCAAGCTGCGGCCCGCGCTGGATTGGGACCAGGAGTTCTGGACCCACTGGACGCCGGGCGAAGCCGGCGCGCGCGCCGCGCTGGAGACCTTCCTCGACGGCGCTCTGCGCGGCTACGCCGAGCAGCGCGACCGGCCCGACCGGGTCGGCACCTCGCGGCTGTCGCCGCATCTGCATTTCGGCGAGATCGCGCCGTGGCGCGCGGTCGCCGCGCTGCAGGCCGAACGCACCGCGGCCAACGCGCGCGACGTCGACGCGGCGGTGCGCGAACTCGGCTGGCGCGAATTCGCCCACCACTTGCTGCACCATTTTCCGGACACGCCCGAACAGAACTTCAACCCGCGCTTCGCCGACTTCGACTGGGCGCGCGCCGCGCCGTCGAAGCTGGAGCCGTGGCAGCAGGGCCGCACCGGCGTGCCGATCGTCGATGCCGGCCTGCGCGAGCTGTGGGCCACCGGCTGGATGCACAACCGCGTGCGCATGATCGTCGCCAGTTATCTGACCAAGCACCTGCGCCTGCACTGGCGCCACGGCGCGCGCTGGTTCTGGGACACCCTGGTCGACGCGGATCTGGCCAACAACACGCTCGGCTGGCAGTGGGTCGCCGGCACCGGCGCCGATGCCGCGCCGTATTTCCGCGTGTTCAATCCGGTGACCCAGTCCGAGAAGTTCGACCCCGACGGCGCCTACATCGCGCGCTGGGTGCCGGAACTGGCCGGCCTGCCGGTGCCGCTGCGCTTCGCCCCGTGGCAGGACCCGGTGCGGCTGCGCCGGCACGCGCCCGACTATCCGCCGCAGCCGCTGGTCGACTTGGCGACGGGGCGCGATGCGGCGTTGGAGGCGTATCGAAGGATGCGCGAATAA
- a CDS encoding S8 family serine peptidase, with the protein MKQNKLAGALCVSLGAMCAAATAQAQLLSGTGAAAAEQRVWVQFKETSAPAPKLSTDPKTLLDQVAAAVAQAHERMNANVRGVNARLAQHKFGQARQHYLFEGLGKAVLTLPSRAALEALRKDPSVASVENDPERTLLAETKPYGVDLTQAGATWDADGDGTVDAGAPTGEGIKVCVIDSGLKRTHEDLAGLSVTGTPRSSGPNWDLDDNGHGTHVAGTVAAVGNNGKGVVGVSPGKVALHIVKFLDKDGRAYSSDLVSAVKQCEANGAKVVNMSLGGTGSNGTEKSELQKASDRGLLLIAAAGNYGDKAMPGLLGLPGPVNPILYPASYPSVMSVAAVDANSQRPAFSEYNNEVDIAAPGVSVLSLGLATSDPVQVGNNTLPANVFPGSAPHTASAGWVNGGLCKASEAAFKNKIVLCQRGEINFGVKAENAQSGGALGVVIYNNLDGPFEGALNNASGTAITVKVPVASISKADGEAILAQMVGQVATVSGKKVANDSSYAVMTGTSMASPHVAGAAAVVWSARPSATAAQVRNALLVTAKDLEKPGRDDNTGYGLVQIKAAVAELKRAP; encoded by the coding sequence ATGAAGCAGAACAAGCTTGCTGGCGCCCTGTGTGTGTCGTTGGGCGCGATGTGCGCGGCCGCGACGGCACAGGCGCAATTGCTGTCGGGAACCGGTGCGGCCGCCGCGGAGCAGCGGGTGTGGGTCCAGTTCAAGGAAACTTCGGCGCCGGCGCCGAAGTTGTCGACCGATCCCAAGACCTTGCTCGACCAGGTCGCCGCGGCCGTGGCCCAGGCGCACGAGCGCATGAACGCCAACGTGCGCGGCGTCAACGCGCGGCTGGCCCAGCACAAGTTCGGCCAGGCCCGGCAGCACTATCTGTTCGAAGGGCTCGGCAAGGCGGTGCTGACCCTGCCGTCGCGCGCCGCGCTGGAGGCGCTGCGCAAGGATCCGTCGGTGGCCTCGGTCGAGAACGATCCGGAACGCACCCTGTTGGCGGAAACCAAGCCGTACGGCGTCGACCTGACCCAGGCCGGCGCGACCTGGGACGCCGACGGCGACGGCACGGTCGACGCCGGCGCGCCGACCGGCGAGGGCATCAAGGTCTGCGTGATCGACAGCGGCCTGAAGCGGACCCACGAAGACCTCGCCGGACTCTCCGTCACCGGCACCCCGAGAAGCTCCGGCCCGAACTGGGACCTGGACGACAACGGCCACGGCACCCACGTCGCCGGCACCGTCGCCGCCGTCGGCAACAACGGCAAGGGCGTGGTCGGCGTGAGCCCCGGCAAGGTCGCCCTGCACATCGTCAAGTTCCTCGACAAGGACGGCCGGGCCTATTCGTCCGACCTCGTCAGCGCGGTCAAGCAATGCGAAGCGAACGGGGCCAAGGTGGTCAACATGAGCCTTGGCGGCACCGGCTCCAACGGCACCGAGAAGAGCGAACTGCAGAAGGCGTCCGACCGCGGGCTGCTGCTGATCGCGGCGGCCGGCAATTACGGCGACAAGGCCATGCCGGGCCTGCTCGGTTTGCCGGGGCCGGTCAACCCGATCCTGTATCCCGCCTCGTATCCGAGCGTGATGTCGGTGGCGGCGGTCGACGCCAACAGCCAGCGTCCGGCGTTTTCCGAGTACAACAACGAAGTCGACATCGCCGCTCCGGGCGTCAGCGTGCTGAGCCTGGGCCTGGCGACCAGCGACCCGGTGCAGGTCGGCAACAACACCCTGCCGGCCAACGTCTTCCCCGGGTCGGCGCCGCACACGGCCAGCGCCGGCTGGGTCAACGGCGGCCTGTGCAAGGCATCGGAGGCGGCGTTCAAGAACAAGATCGTGCTGTGCCAGCGCGGCGAGATCAATTTCGGGGTCAAGGCCGAGAATGCGCAATCCGGCGGGGCGCTCGGCGTGGTGATCTACAACAATCTCGACGGTCCCTTCGAAGGCGCCCTCAACAACGCCAGCGGCACGGCGATCACCGTGAAGGTTCCGGTCGCCTCCATCAGCAAGGCCGACGGCGAAGCCATCCTTGCGCAGATGGTCGGTCAGGTCGCCACCGTCAGCGGCAAGAAGGTCGCCAACGACAGCTCGTACGCGGTCATGACCGGCACCTCGATGGCCTCGCCGCACGTGGCCGGCGCGGCCGCGGTGGTCTGGAGCGCGCGTCCGTCCGCGACCGCGGCGCAGGTGCGCAACGCCTTGCTGGTCACGGCCAAGGACCTGGAGAAGCCGGGGCGCGACGACAACACCGGTTATGGCTTGGTCCAGATCAAGGCCGCAGTCGCAGAGCTCAAGCGCGCGCCGTAA
- a CDS encoding S8 family serine peptidase → MKQSKLVCALGLGLATLIASTAGMAQDGPNPNRVWVKFKSGGSAANARGLAAAPNLGQRIQALRSKLSAAQAGDAQLNYQFDRINAAVMTLASPEAVKALRANPEVESVEIDQPRYLQAQSVPYGIDQVQARDVWDANRDGVLDTGAANGSGIKVCIIDSGLNKNHEDFAGMTITGYPTGWDTDTCGHGTHVAGTIAAVNNDKGVVGVSPGKVSLHIVKIFGSNGYNGSGHGQCSWTYSSTLADAAQRCQAAGAKIINMSLGGPNASTAERTAFQNVANAGVLSIAAAGNDGNNTQSYPAGYTSVVSVAAVDSANVKASFSQFTPKVELSAPGVDVLSTFPLKNDPLVVGSSSFAATPVGGSKQASASAGWVNGGLCQTSATSWRNKIVVCQRGTNTFYEKVSKAQSGRAAGVVIYNNVDGAFAPALYTGTAPNLTAATSSLPAVAISKADGEYLVANLAGQTASVDATPSVTNNAYETMSGTSMATPHVSGSAAVVWSAKPAATAQQVRDALDATAKDIDAAGRDDNTGWGLVQIPAAIAELQSQ, encoded by the coding sequence ATGAAGCAGAGCAAGTTGGTGTGCGCGCTGGGCCTGGGTCTGGCGACCCTGATCGCGTCGACGGCGGGCATGGCCCAGGACGGGCCGAACCCCAACCGCGTGTGGGTCAAGTTCAAGTCCGGCGGCAGCGCCGCCAACGCCCGCGGCCTCGCCGCCGCGCCGAACCTCGGCCAGCGCATCCAGGCGCTGCGCAGCAAGCTCAGCGCGGCCCAGGCCGGCGATGCCCAGCTCAACTACCAGTTCGACCGCATCAACGCCGCGGTGATGACCCTGGCCTCGCCCGAGGCGGTCAAGGCGCTGCGCGCCAACCCCGAGGTGGAATCGGTCGAGATCGACCAGCCGCGCTACCTGCAGGCGCAGAGCGTGCCTTACGGCATCGACCAGGTGCAGGCGCGCGATGTGTGGGATGCCAACCGCGACGGCGTCCTCGACACCGGCGCGGCCAACGGCTCCGGCATCAAGGTCTGCATCATCGACTCGGGCCTCAACAAGAACCACGAAGACTTCGCCGGCATGACCATCACCGGTTATCCGACCGGCTGGGACACCGACACCTGCGGCCACGGCACCCATGTCGCCGGCACCATCGCCGCGGTCAACAACGACAAGGGTGTGGTCGGGGTCAGCCCGGGCAAGGTCTCGCTGCACATCGTCAAGATCTTCGGCAGCAACGGCTACAACGGCAGCGGCCACGGCCAGTGCTCGTGGACCTACTCCTCGACCCTGGCCGACGCCGCGCAGCGCTGCCAGGCCGCCGGCGCCAAGATCATCAACATGAGCCTGGGCGGCCCCAACGCCTCCACCGCCGAGCGCACCGCGTTCCAGAACGTGGCCAACGCCGGCGTGCTGAGCATCGCCGCGGCCGGCAACGACGGCAACAACACCCAGAGCTACCCGGCCGGCTACACCAGCGTGGTGTCGGTGGCGGCGGTGGATTCGGCCAACGTCAAGGCGAGCTTCTCGCAGTTCACCCCGAAGGTGGAGCTGTCGGCGCCGGGCGTGGACGTGCTGAGCACCTTCCCGCTGAAGAACGACCCGCTGGTGGTCGGCAGCTCGAGCTTCGCCGCGACCCCGGTCGGCGGTTCCAAGCAGGCCAGCGCCAGCGCCGGCTGGGTCAACGGCGGCCTGTGCCAGACCTCCGCGACCAGCTGGCGCAACAAGATCGTGGTCTGCCAGCGCGGCACCAACACCTTCTACGAGAAGGTCAGCAAGGCCCAGAGCGGCCGCGCCGCGGGCGTGGTGATCTACAACAACGTCGACGGCGCGTTCGCCCCGGCGCTGTACACCGGCACCGCGCCGAACCTGACCGCGGCGACCTCGTCGCTGCCGGCGGTGGCGATCAGCAAGGCCGACGGCGAATACCTGGTCGCCAACCTCGCCGGCCAGACCGCCAGCGTCGACGCGACTCCGTCGGTGACCAACAACGCCTACGAGACGATGAGCGGCACTTCGATGGCGACCCCGCACGTGTCCGGTTCGGCCGCGGTGGTGTGGAGCGCCAAGCCCGCCGCCACCGCCCAGCAGGTGCGCGACGCGCTCGACGCCACCGCCAAGGACATCGACGCGGCCGGCCGCGACGACAACACCGGCTGGGGCCTGGTGCAGATTCCGGCGGCGATCGCGGAGTTGCAGTCGCAGTAA
- the alr gene encoding alanine racemase, translating into MARPTCAHIHTDALRHNLAQARALAPDSRVMAVVKADGYGHGLERVARALAGADAFGVAALSDAERLRAAGLSQPVVLLSGFDEPDDLPQLRRLGVETVVHHISQIEMLEQAAPGEPVRCWLKVDSGMHRLGFAPEQVRDAYARLSAAPAVADGIVLMNHFASSDEFDNPQTPQQIAAFNAAIEGLSGARSLSNSAAVLGWPDAHAGWIRPGGLLYGISVVEGRTGADFGLRPAMTLSTRLIAVNRVRRGERIGYAATWECPEDMWVGVAAIGYGDGYPRAAPSGTPVLVRGQETQLIGRVSMDLMTIDLRGIDAPAVGDPVELWGPALPVERIAAASATIGYELTCSITRRVRFVEA; encoded by the coding sequence ATGGCACGACCGACCTGCGCACATATCCACACCGACGCCCTGCGTCACAACCTCGCCCAGGCCCGCGCGCTCGCGCCGGACAGCCGGGTGATGGCGGTGGTCAAGGCCGACGGCTACGGCCACGGCCTGGAACGCGTCGCGCGCGCGCTCGCCGGCGCCGACGCGTTCGGCGTGGCCGCGCTGTCCGACGCCGAGCGCCTGCGCGCGGCCGGTCTGTCGCAGCCGGTCGTGCTGCTGTCGGGCTTCGACGAACCCGACGACCTGCCGCAGCTGCGCCGGCTCGGCGTGGAGACCGTGGTCCACCACATCAGCCAGATCGAAATGCTCGAACAGGCCGCGCCGGGCGAACCGGTGCGCTGCTGGCTCAAGGTCGACAGCGGCATGCACCGTCTGGGCTTCGCGCCCGAGCAGGTGCGCGACGCGTACGCGCGACTGAGCGCGGCGCCTGCGGTCGCCGACGGCATCGTGCTGATGAACCACTTCGCCAGCTCCGACGAATTCGACAACCCGCAAACCCCGCAGCAGATCGCCGCGTTCAACGCCGCCATCGAAGGCCTCAGCGGCGCGCGCTCGCTGTCGAATTCGGCCGCGGTGCTGGGCTGGCCCGACGCGCACGCCGGCTGGATCCGGCCCGGCGGGCTGCTGTACGGCATCAGCGTGGTCGAGGGCCGCACCGGCGCGGACTTCGGCCTGCGTCCAGCGATGACCCTGTCGACCCGCTTGATCGCGGTCAACCGCGTGCGCCGCGGCGAACGCATCGGCTACGCCGCGACTTGGGAATGCCCCGAAGACATGTGGGTCGGCGTGGCCGCGATCGGTTACGGCGACGGCTACCCGCGCGCGGCGCCGTCGGGCACGCCGGTGCTCGTGCGCGGGCAGGAGACGCAGTTGATCGGCCGCGTGTCGATGGACCTGATGACCATCGACCTGCGCGGCATCGACGCGCCCGCGGTCGGCGACCCGGTCGAGCTGTGGGGCCCGGCGCTGCCGGTGGAGCGCATCGCCGCGGCCAGCGCGACCATCGGTTACGAGCTGACGTGTTCGATCACCCGGCGGGTGCGCTTCGTCGAGGCCTGA
- a CDS encoding glycine zipper 2TM domain-containing protein — protein sequence MNSTSKSMIVAALVSCVMVTGVAGAQTKSKKTPHCYNVEVQRPKQIKDQHKIAGTAIGAVAGGLLGNQVGGGNGKKLATAAGAVGGAFAGRKIQENQQNKTETVIERRCD from the coding sequence ATGAATTCCACTTCCAAATCCATGATCGTCGCCGCCCTGGTGTCCTGCGTCATGGTCACCGGCGTCGCCGGCGCCCAGACCAAGTCGAAGAAGACCCCGCACTGCTACAACGTGGAAGTGCAGCGTCCCAAGCAGATCAAGGATCAGCACAAGATCGCCGGCACCGCGATCGGTGCGGTGGCCGGCGGCCTGCTCGGCAACCAGGTCGGCGGCGGCAACGGCAAGAAGCTGGCCACTGCGGCCGGCGCGGTCGGCGGCGCGTTCGCGGGCCGCAAGATCCAGGAAAACCAGCAGAACAAGACCGAGACGGTGATCGAGCGCCGCTGCGACTGA
- a CDS encoding NAD(P)/FAD-dependent oxidoreductase — MTNFDVVVVGNGVLGMATARALQLRHPQARVAVVGPQARTGAASAAAGAMMGCYGEVTAQLLRTDAGRAKLAKGLLAARHWPAWLDGINDALPEAERVSINPGTVVFSNTKSGTIEDENYAAILQALDEHGEAFEILDPNRIDGLNPADDARACRALYLPNEGSIDAARLLRALTALIEAAPNLTPVDATASALELRGDRIEGVRLADGRRLSAPQVVLAAGVWTQTLLDSVPELARRIPRLFAGGGTSLLLDTGPRAQAHVLRTPNRAFACGLHAVPRGGGRLYVGATNTLFAQPMLRTSPADMSFLLECALDQLDQDLCAAQLVAWQAGNRPVAIDTCPLIGPTSVEGLWLLAGTYRDGLFLSPLLGQHLADRLCGGPGLFEETFAPERRPIRLYTAQSARAEALKHYVAMGAEHSMRLPRIGWHHAFPRFYEQMINGLYDDLGEDEYVLAPELLAIVAADRARMVPFFRDYFAQVRQAWS, encoded by the coding sequence ATGACGAACTTCGATGTCGTAGTGGTGGGCAACGGCGTGCTCGGCATGGCCACGGCGCGCGCATTGCAGCTGCGCCACCCGCAAGCGCGGGTGGCCGTGGTCGGTCCCCAGGCGCGCACCGGCGCGGCCTCGGCGGCGGCCGGCGCGATGATGGGTTGTTACGGCGAGGTCACCGCGCAACTGCTGCGCACCGATGCCGGCCGCGCCAAGCTCGCCAAAGGCCTGCTCGCCGCGCGCCACTGGCCGGCCTGGCTGGACGGCATCAACGACGCGCTGCCCGAGGCCGAGCGGGTTTCGATCAATCCCGGCACCGTCGTGTTCAGCAACACCAAGTCCGGCACCATCGAGGACGAAAACTACGCCGCGATCCTGCAAGCCCTGGACGAGCACGGCGAAGCCTTCGAGATACTCGATCCCAACCGCATCGACGGCCTCAACCCGGCCGACGACGCGCGCGCCTGCCGCGCGCTGTACCTGCCCAACGAAGGCTCGATCGACGCTGCGCGGCTGCTGCGCGCGCTGACCGCGCTGATCGAAGCCGCGCCGAACCTGACGCCGGTCGACGCGACCGCCTCCGCGCTGGAGCTGCGCGGCGACCGGATCGAAGGCGTGCGTCTGGCCGACGGCCGCCGCCTGTCCGCGCCGCAGGTGGTGCTGGCCGCCGGCGTGTGGACGCAGACCCTGCTCGACAGCGTGCCCGAACTGGCCCGGCGCATCCCGCGCCTGTTCGCCGGCGGCGGCACCTCGCTGCTGCTGGACACCGGCCCGCGCGCGCAGGCGCATGTGCTGCGCACGCCGAACCGCGCCTTCGCCTGCGGCCTGCACGCGGTTCCGCGCGGCGGCGGCCGGCTGTACGTCGGCGCCACCAACACCTTGTTCGCGCAACCGATGCTGCGCACCTCGCCGGCGGACATGTCGTTCCTGCTCGAATGCGCGCTCGACCAGCTCGACCAGGACCTGTGCGCCGCGCAACTGGTGGCGTGGCAGGCCGGCAACCGTCCGGTCGCGATCGACACCTGCCCGCTGATCGGTCCGACCTCGGTCGAGGGGCTGTGGCTGCTGGCCGGCACCTACCGCGACGGCCTGTTCCTGTCGCCGCTGCTCGGCCAGCACCTCGCCGACCGCCTGTGCGGCGGGCCGGGGCTGTTCGAGGAAACCTTCGCCCCCGAGCGCCGGCCGATCCGCCTCTACACCGCGCAAAGCGCGCGCGCCGAAGCGCTCAAGCACTATGTCGCGATGGGCGCCGAACACAGCATGCGGCTGCCGCGGATCGGCTGGCACCACGCGTTTCCGCGCTTCTACGAACAGATGATCAACGGCCTTTACGACGATCTGGGCGAAGACGAATACGTGCTGGCGCCGGAGCTGCTGGCCATCGTCGCCGCCGATCGCGCGCGCATGGTGCCGTTCTTCCGCGACTACTTCGCGCAAGTGCGCCAGGCCTGGAGCTGA
- a CDS encoding class I SAM-dependent methyltransferase, whose amino-acid sequence MDDTRTHRACANAAESATPADAASADDAPLAGEIWRSRGAGGHAAVVLRCAGGAVDYAWLDRDAADGRASLAHWAQDFDVVLEQADHLHATPVRRHWLIDAQAQRFRGRRVLELGAHTGGLTESLLAHAARVAAVENNPRCVRRLRERFGERLRIVAGDMHHALWELEPGEFDVVVCAGVLYHSAHPFLLLEAMAHLRPQAILIDTLDDGIAGLRVSVPNLINSCNYRYNRRPDCGFSLVLGEDLIAQALARLGYAMGQRIDTAAAQIAPEHDSDYFQQWRRSLSAWFVRDGAA is encoded by the coding sequence ATGGACGACACCCGAACTCATCGCGCCTGCGCCAACGCGGCCGAGTCCGCGACGCCCGCCGATGCCGCCAGCGCCGACGACGCGCCGCTGGCCGGCGAGATCTGGCGCTCGCGCGGCGCCGGCGGCCACGCCGCGGTCGTGCTGCGCTGCGCCGGCGGCGCGGTCGACTACGCCTGGCTCGACCGCGACGCCGCCGACGGCCGCGCGTCGCTCGCGCACTGGGCGCAGGATTTCGACGTGGTGCTGGAGCAAGCCGATCACCTCCACGCCACGCCGGTGCGCCGGCACTGGCTGATCGATGCGCAGGCGCAGCGCTTTCGCGGCCGGCGCGTGCTCGAACTCGGCGCGCATACCGGCGGGTTGACCGAGTCCTTGCTCGCCCATGCCGCCCGCGTCGCCGCGGTGGAGAACAACCCGCGCTGCGTGCGGCGCCTGCGCGAGCGTTTCGGCGAGCGCCTGCGGATCGTCGCCGGCGACATGCACCACGCGTTGTGGGAACTGGAGCCGGGCGAGTTCGACGTGGTGGTCTGCGCCGGCGTGCTCTATCACTCCGCGCATCCGTTCCTGCTGCTGGAGGCGATGGCGCACCTGCGGCCGCAAGCGATCCTGATCGACACTCTCGACGACGGCATCGCCGGGCTGCGGGTGTCGGTGCCGAACCTGATCAACAGCTGCAACTACCGCTACAACCGGCGCCCGGACTGCGGGTTCTCGCTGGTGCTCGGCGAAGATTTGATCGCCCAGGCATTGGCCCGCCTGGGCTATGCGATGGGGCAGCGCATCGACACCGCGGCCGCGCAGATCGCGCCGGAACACGACAGCGACTATTTCCAGCAGTGGCGGCGCAGCCTGTCGGCGTGGTTCGTGCGCGACGGCGCGGCCTGA
- a CDS encoding aKG-HExxH-type peptide beta-hydroxylase, with protein sequence MNAHFQAVAAADLALSVQPNFGDSERILAKVYARYRFGSELFAERLPGVAALLDTVENLPDADLRRIFFDPLLRLAAEDAFSELESGRLASPHRLEQLLPRALQALPAGLCESHMLERWELQSGERHWMWSIVGSRDPHALELQAAFDRIFSDNPANRGALLNPDASAHKKVQDAMTLLSMLLPRSGPAALRHVGAIALLEAQLEGGIVLSAAGGDLTPSTVFVSLDQLGNPWDIAGCLLHEGLHMKLFDAARSVSLAKAPDATIQVPWRNVRWSIVRAIFAYHVYVHLSLFKAAALVADPRCAELFGDPAAYVSRAHAMSVVNNDTAHQYGRSIDRARYLGEMLEGEWSHLLSPGGFELIHWLRSSLAPVDAAVFADAREAA encoded by the coding sequence ATGAACGCTCATTTCCAGGCCGTCGCCGCCGCCGACCTTGCGCTGTCGGTGCAGCCGAACTTCGGCGACTCCGAGCGCATCCTGGCCAAAGTCTATGCGCGCTACCGTTTCGGCAGCGAACTGTTCGCCGAGCGCCTGCCCGGCGTGGCCGCGCTGCTGGACACCGTGGAGAACCTGCCCGACGCCGACCTGCGCCGGATCTTTTTCGACCCGCTGCTGCGGCTGGCCGCCGAGGACGCGTTCTCGGAGTTGGAGAGCGGACGGCTGGCGTCGCCGCACCGTCTGGAACAGTTGCTGCCGCGCGCGCTCCAGGCGCTGCCGGCGGGACTGTGCGAATCGCATATGCTCGAACGCTGGGAACTGCAGTCCGGCGAGCGGCACTGGATGTGGTCCATCGTCGGCAGCCGGGATCCGCATGCCCTCGAGTTGCAGGCCGCGTTCGACCGCATCTTCTCCGACAACCCGGCCAACCGCGGCGCGCTGCTCAATCCCGACGCGTCCGCGCACAAGAAAGTGCAGGACGCGATGACCCTGCTGTCGATGCTGCTGCCGCGCTCCGGCCCGGCGGCGCTGCGCCACGTCGGCGCGATCGCCTTGCTGGAAGCGCAGCTGGAAGGCGGCATCGTGCTCTCGGCCGCCGGCGGCGACCTGACCCCGTCGACCGTGTTCGTCTCGCTCGATCAACTCGGCAATCCCTGGGACATCGCCGGCTGCCTGCTGCACGAAGGGCTGCACATGAAACTGTTCGACGCCGCGCGATCGGTGTCGTTGGCCAAGGCCCCGGACGCGACCATCCAGGTGCCGTGGCGCAACGTGCGCTGGTCGATCGTGCGCGCGATCTTCGCCTATCACGTCTACGTACACCTGTCGCTGTTCAAGGCCGCGGCCCTGGTCGCCGATCCGCGCTGCGCGGAATTGTTCGGCGATCCGGCGGCGTACGTGAGCCGCGCGCACGCGATGTCGGTGGTCAACAACGACACCGCGCACCAGTACGGCCGCTCCATCGACCGCGCCCGGTATCTGGGCGAAATGCTCGAAGGCGAGTGGTCGCACCTGCTGTCGCCGGGCGGTTTCGAGCTGATCCACTGGCTGCGCAGCTCGTTGGCGCCGGTGGATGCGGCGGTGTTCGCCGATGCCCGGGAGGCCGCATGA